A segment of the Terribacillus aidingensis genome:
ATCAGATGAGGCTTTCGTTTTAGCTGACCGCAGCAAACTGGACAAGACAACCTTCGCCCATATAGCGGATCTGACAGAGGCGAAACTTATCGTCGACACTGTCAGTTCAAAACAGCAGACTGCTTACAAGAAACTTACATCAATAAAGGTTGTGGACTCATGAATTACACATGTACGCTGAACCCATCCATTGACTACATCATGCATGTGGCCGATTTCAAAGCAGAAGATTTGAACCGTGCTACACAGACAGCTTATTTTGCTGGCGGAAAAGGTATTAACGTATCCCGCTTGCTGAAACGACTTGATGTGGATACAACAGCATTAGGATATATCGGTGGTTTTACCGGTGCCTTCATCAGGGAAACCCTTGAAGGTGCTGGAATTGCACATCAGTTCATTGAAATAAATGAACCGACACGCGTAAATGTTAAGCTGAAGTCAGGCGGAGAAACAGAAATTAACGGTCCTGGACCGTCCATCACAACTGAACAGCTTGCTTTGCTTTTCGAACAGATCAGAAGCCTAGGCAAACAGGATGCCCTGGTTGCGGCAGGCAATGCACCTGGCTCCGTTCCAGCTGACATCTATGCGAGGATGGCTGATATCTGTGAAGAAAATGGAACTAGGTTCATCGCCGATACATCGAGTGCTGCACTTCGAGATTTAATCGGCAAACGGATGTTCCTCGTAAAGCCAAACCATCATGAATTAGGTGAGCTTTTCGATACAACCATCTCTTCTATTGAAGATATCGTCAGCTATGCCCGGAAGCTGCATGAAACTGGCATCGAAAATGTCATCGTTTCCATGGGTGGTGAAGGTGCCATCTTCGTGAACAGAGATCATGCCTGGAAAGCAGAGACACCAAAAGGAACAGTTAAGAACTCCGTTGGTGCTGGCGATAGTATGGTGGCAGGCTTCCTGGCCGCATATGAAAAATCAGGTGATTACGAACAAGCTTTCACCTACGCAGTAGCAGCAGGAAGTGCTACGGCATTCAGTGATGACCTCGGCGAGAGACAATATATAGAAGAATTAGTCAGCCAAGTCAAACTCACATCTATTTAAGAGGGGTGTTAATCATGCGCATTACAGAACTACTAACAAAAGATACCATCATCTTGCAGCTCGGGTCTCAATCAAAAGCAGATGTGATCGAGGAGCTTGTTTCCAAACTGGACCAAGCTGGCAAATTGAATGATAAAGCAGGATTCAAAGACGCAATCCTTGCACGTGAAGCACAATCTACGACAGGAATCGGTGAAGGGATTGCCATTCCGCATGGTAAATCTGCTGCTGTTAAAACACCAGCCATCGCCTTCGGTCGTTCTAAGGAAGGCTTGGATTATGAAGCATTGGACGGACAGCCATCCCACCTATTCTTTATGATTGCTGCTTCAGAAGGTGCAAACCAGACGCATCTGGAAACATTGTCCCGACTTTCTTCTTTCTTAATGGATAGTACGTTCCGGTCTAACATTGAAAATGCAAAGACTGAAGAAGAAATCATGAGCATCATCGATGCGAAGGAAAAAGAAGAGCTAGGTGAAGAAGAAGCACAAGAAAATCCTGCTGTAGAATTGGCACAGGATGCACCAGGCACACAAGGTAAAGTACTTGCCATCACTGCCTGCCCTACAGGTATCGCACATACCTTCATGGCTGCAGATAAGCTGAAGCAGACAGCAGCAGAGATGAATGTCCCGATTAAAGTCCAGACGAATGGAGCCGGCGGAGTTAAAAACCGACTTACAGATGAAGATATTAAAGATGCAACAGCGATCATCGTTGCAGCTGATGTCAATGTAGATCTTAGTCCATTCGAAGGCAAGCACGTTCTGCAAGTACCAGTTGGACGTGCATTGAAAATACCGAAAGAACTGATTGAAAAAGCACTTGCCCAAGATGCACCAGTTCATCACAACAGCGGTCGCAGCACAGAAACAGCAGCTGAGGGCGGACAAAAGAAAGAACAGCGTTCCGGATTCTATAAGCACATTATGAATGGTGTTTCCAATATGCTTCCATTCGTTGTCGGCGGTGGTATACTGATCGCACTCAGCATCCTATTCGGAGAATTGTTCCCGGACAGCCGCTTTGCTGAAATGCTCAATGAAATCGGAAGCAGCCAAGCGTTCTTCCTGATCGTTCCTGTACTTGCTGGTTTCATCTCCAGCAGTATTGCTGACAAACCTGGTTTCGCACCTGGTGCTATCGGCGGTTTGATTGCTGTCACTTATGGTCATGGCGATGCAACTAGTTCCGGATTCCTGGGCGGTTTAATTGCCGGTTTCCTAGCAGGTTATGTGACCCTTGGTATTAAAAAAGCACTATCTGGTCTTCCAGCTGTATTAGAAGGATTGAAAACGATTCTCTTCTTCCCTGTACTAAGTATTTTCATTACAGGTATGATCATGCTATTGATCAATCCATCTTTGACACAAGTATATGTAGCACTTTCTGACTTCCTTGAAGGCCTAGGAGGTACGAACTTAGTATTGGTAGGAATCGTTCTTGGTGCCATGATGGCAATTGACATGGGCGGTCCGATCAACAAAGCTGCTTACACATTTGGTATTGCAATGCTTGATGCTGGTAATTTGGAATTCATGGCTGCTGTTATGGCCGGTGGTATGGTACCACCGCTTGGACTTGCACTGGCAACTTCCCTATTCCGTCATAAGTTTACAAAACAGGAAAGAGAAACAGGTAAGACAGCATACGTACTGGGCGCATTCTTCATCTCAGAAGGTGTCATTCCTTTCGCAGCTGCTGATCCGCTTCGCGTCATTCCAGCGACAGCTATCGGTGCTGCAGTAGCAGGAGGTCTATCAGCCTTCTTCGCAATTGGCCTGAATGCACCACATGGCGGCATTATTTCAGCAAGTCTTGTAGATGGAAACCCATTGCTTTACTTCCTTTCCATCATTATCGGTTCTTTTGTCACAGCTATTATTGTAGGACTGTTGAAAAAAGACCTAAGAAAAGTATAAAATAAGATAGAATGAAAGCATTCACAAAAATAGGATGAAAGCATTCACATAAAAATTCTTTGGAGGTATTTACCATGGCAGAAAAAACAATGACTATCACAGATGAGACTGGCGTACACGCTCGTCCGGCAACAATCTTAGTAAATAAAGCGGGCGGTTTCAAATCCGACATCCAGCTTGCATACAACGGAAAAAGCGTTAACCTTAAATCTATCATGGGTGTTATGAGCCTAGGTATTCCACAAGGTGCTGAGATCACAATCTCTGCTGAAGGCGACGATGCAGAAGAAGCAGTCAACACAATTGCGGAAACAATCAAAAGCGAAGGCCTAGGAGAATAATTCCGATGAGCATGATAAACGGAATTGCAGCTTCAAATGGTATTGCTATTGCAAAAGCATACCATTTAGCTGTACCAGACCTCTCTTTCGATAAAACAACTGTTGCGAATGCGGAAGAAGAGATCAGCCGTTTGGATGCTGCCCTCGAGATCAGCAAAAAAGAGTTGGAGAAAATCCGCGAGAATGCTCGTGTGTCACTTGGCGACGAGCATGCCGAGATTTTCTCGGCTCATTTGCTTGTATTGGCAGATCCCGAACTGATCAATCCCGTTAAAGACAATATCCGCAATAACAACATTAATGCAGAAGCTGCTCTTGACGAGACAGCGACAATGTTCATCGACATGTTCCGCAGCATGGATAATGAATATATGAAGGAACGCGCGGCTGACATCCAGGATGTTACGAAACGCGTTATGGCACATCTGTTACAGGTTTCCTTCCCGGATCCTGCACTTATAGACGAAGAAGTTATCATTATCGCTGAGGACCTGACCCCTTCCGATACAGCACAGCTTAACAAGCAGTTTGTGAAAGGGTTTACAACTGATATCGGCGGACGTACTTCCCACTCTGCTATCATGGCTCGCTCTCTTGAGATTCCTGCTGTTGTCGGTACGAAGTCAATTACATCTTCTGCTGCTAACGATGTGATGATCATTGTTGATGGTATTGAAGGTACTGTCATCATTGACCCGACCGAGGATGAACTAGCAACATACAAAGCGAAACAAGAAGCTTTCGAACAGCAAAAGCAAGAATGGGCGAAGCTGAAGAACGAACCTACTATTACAACAGATGGCGTGCACGTAGAGCTTGTTGCTAATATCGGTACACCAGAAGACGTTACTGGCGTTCAAAACAACGGAGGCGAAGGCGTTGGCCTTTACCGCACAGAATTCCTTTACATGGGTAAGAGTGAGCTTCCAAGTGAAGACGAACAATTCGAATCCTATAAAGCTGTTCTTGAAAACATGGGAGACAAGCCTGTCGTAGTTCGTACACTAGACATCGGTGGCGATAAAGAGCTAAGCTACTTGCAGCTCCCTAAAGAAATGAATCCGTTCCTAGGCTACCGTGCTATCCGCCTTTGCCTGGAGCGTGATGATATCTTCCGTGTGCAGCTTCGTGCCCTACTGCGTGCGAGCGTATACGGCAACCTGAAGATCATGTTCCCAATGATCGCTACATTGGAAGAGTTCCGCCAAGCAAAAGCAATCCTTCTGGAAGAGAAAGAAAAACTTGTTGCAGATGGCGTATCAGTCTCTGATTCTATCGAGATTGGTATCATGGTTGAGATTCCTTCTACAGCCGTTGCTGCGAAGCAATTTGCGAAGGAAGTTGATTTCTTCAGCGTTGGAACAAACGACTTGATCCAGTACACTATGGCAGCTGACCGCATGAATGAACGCGTTAGCTACTTGTACCAGCCTTACCACCCAGCTATCCTGAACCTTGTGCATAATGTCATTGAAGCAGCACATGCAGAAGGCAAATGGGCTGGTATGTGCGGTGAGATGGCAGGCGATGCAATCGCAATCCCGCTTCTTCTCGGCCTTGGCCTTGATGAATTCAGCATGAGCGCAACAAGCATCCTGCCAGCGAGAACACAAATCACGAAGCTTTCTAAAGCAGACATGCAGGAACTAAGTCAACAGGCATTGACTCTAAGCACTGCTGATGAAGTAGAAGAGCTTGTCCGTCAAAAGACAGGTCAATAAGAAACAGCTCTCCGTAATGGAGAGCTGTTTTTTTAAAGATATTGTGATACTACTTCTATCGTAGTTTCCTTCGCCTTGCTTATTACATCTTCCGCTTTCATCTCATAGTATTCCGGTCGAAACAGCTCTACAGTCACTGGTCCTTCATAGCCCTTTTCCTTCAGTACAGATAGAATTCCTTTCAAATCTATCACTCCATGTCCAGGCCATACTCGATCTTCGTCTACTAGGCTTCCAATCGGAAAATCCTCTGTATCGTTCATATGAAGAATGAATATCTTTGATATATCTGCCTGTTTTAATGCTTCTATGCTTGAGTTCATTGCATGGAAGTGGAAACAATCCAATACTAAACCAACATTCGAATTACCGACTGTTTGTACGATATCGTAAGCTTGCTCAAATGTATTAATTGTACATTCCGGGTGTCCGACAAATTCCAATGCAAGCTTAATACCGTACGGTTCTGCAAGAACGGCTAGTTCATTCAGTATATCCACACTGCTTGCTTTGATATCTTTTTTAAGTATTTTATCCTTGGTAACCAGCGGAACCACAACAATATAAGGCACTTGCAATTTGTCGGCATATTCCAGCATCTGTTTGAATTCGTTCAGCAATCGATCATAATCATCTTTGCTGCGGTTATTAAAGTATACTAGAGCGTTTAATGCCAAAGGTTTGATATGACTTTCTTTGAAATAATTTGATAGATCCTTTAGCGAATGCTGTTCCAAATACTCCGGCAGCTTGTCCATTGTGCGAATCTCGATATAGTCATAGCCTTGCTTTTCACATAACTCGAGATCGGTAGCTAAATTAGAATTCTCCAATGTTGTAGCTTGATTAAAACCTAATTTCATTGTAACCCTCCTACTTCTTTGTAAAAAATCTTCTTTTTTCCTCTTATTTATAAAATCTGAGCTTCTCCTTCTTCCGCTCTATAAAATGCAGGCATATCTTCTAGCTCTATCGGCTCTCTCTGACCGGATTCCTGTGCCTTCAGACATGCATCAGATGTAACTGCAGCTACATACCCTTCCCAGGCAGAAGGACCTTGCAATGCCTCTTTCTTGGCCACCTGATTGATAAAAACCTGTAATTCTTTATCATAGGCATCTTGAAAACGCACTTTCCAATCCTGTAAGACGTCGGTGCTTTGTTTCCCGTTATGCCGTATTTTAAGACTTTCTGTCTCCGGAAGGCTCACGATTCCTTCTTCTCCAACTACTTCACATTGAATGTCATAGCCGTATTTAATATTAACGGACACTTCTGCTTGGATAAGAACTCCGGATTCTGTCTCAAGTAAGATGACTTGCGGATCACGCAGATGTGGGAGAGCATGTTTATTCTTTCGTGGATATAGTACTTGAACAAAGACATAGTTGTCTCCTAACAGCCAGTGCAGAATGTTTATTTCGTGGATCAAGGTATCCGTGATCGCCATATCTGTGGTGTAGGCTGCATCAACTTCTGGAGCACGGTGCGCACATTTGACCATGAGCGGTTCCCCTACTAGTTTGGAATCAATGGCTTGTTTCAGCTGCTCATAGCCTTTGTCGAACTGCCTCATAAAGCCAACTTGCACAATACGTTTGCCATATTCCATTTCATCCTGCATGATTGTTTGGCAGCCCTTTGCGGTAACGGAAAGAGGTTTTTCACAGAAGATATATTTTCCTGCTTCTATTGCTTTACGTACTGTTGCTTCATGCGCTGGTCCGATGCTTGTAACGAATATCGCATCCACTTCCTCTGCGTCTATCAATGCCTGATCGTCCGGATAAAAGTTAGCTTTGATTCCCAATTCAGTAAGAGCCTCTTCTGCAACTGCTGGATTAACATCTGTAACGGCCGTAATCTTCGCTCCAGATAATTTTTGTTCTACTCTATTCATATGCTCTTTTCCAATAGCACCTGTTCCAATTACTCCGATTCTTATTGTCATATGATGCTTCTCCTCCTTAATGGCATGTTTCCCTCCGAAAAGGAGGTCATGAGCTAGCATATGTACTAGTACATGCTCTGTCCTGATTTATCGGTATGGCTTCTAATTTTAAGAAAAGAATTTCTCCCTCTTCCTATACCCGATTTCGTGGTCTGGAACACAAGTCCCCAAGACGCAAGCGTACAAAAAAAGCGGGACATTCGATTACAACTATCGAATGTCCCGCTTTACTAATTATATCTTATGGATTTGTTGACCACAGACCAGCAGATTTAATAAATGTACGGCTGTTTAATTTCAGCTGTGCTACGACAAACTCTGCAATATCCTCAGACTGCATGACTTTTTCAGGATTGCCATCTGTCAGCTTGTTTTCAATTGCCAAATCGGTTGCCACTGTACTCGGAGTCAAGGCAGTTACCCTAATGTTGTGTTTACGCACTTCCATAGCTAGAGATTCAGTCAGTCCCAGTACACCGAACTTCGAAGCACTGTAAGCACTTGTAGCAGGAGCACCTTTTTGACCAGCTGTAGATGAAATGTTAATAATGTCTCCTGATTTTTGTTCGATCAAGTCTGGCAATAACGCACGCGTGACGTTATATACGCCCATCAGGTTTACATCAATGATATGCTTCCATTCTTCTGGATCAAGATCCATGAATCCGCCAAACTTAGCGATACCTGCATTATTGATTAAGATATCAATGCCGCCTAGTTCCTCTTTAACTTTATTGACTGCTGCTGTAACATCTTCCAGACTGGAAACATCCGCTGCAGCGTAAGCTGTTTTCACTTCATTTATACTAGCAGCTACTGCTTTTACATGCTCTTCTGTACGGCCTATCAAGCCAATATGCACACCCTCTGCTGCAAGTGCCTCTGCAAGTGCTTTTCCAATGCCGCGTCCGCCGCCTGTAATGATAGCTCTTTTTCCTTGTAATGATTGTGCCATTATGTAATTCCTCCTTCAATGAGTCTATTCGCTTTATATTATCAGCCCTAAACAGGGTCAACAAGAGTTTTGCTCAACGTATTTATTATTGTTTAGCTAACTAAAAAGCATACCCTCAAATCGCTAGCAATATTTCACGTAAGAATGAGACTCAGTAATAATCTCCTTCTTCATTATAGTTGATAGCCTGTCTTCGAAAATGGATAAAAGCGAGATAATATAGCTAAAATTTTTGGAAGCACAAGAACCGTCCCTCTCCTTCCTTTTGGCCTATTTATTCTATTAAGTGAAACTAAATTTACACCATATCGTATACTAAACTAGATTTTCAAAACAATTTAACAATTAACAACTATAGTCATAGGAGGCATTTAGTTGAGAAAAGGTAGAATACCAATCTTAGATACGAATATAGTAGCCGTTGCACTTTTTGGCATCATTATCGCGGTAATTACGGGTGCTGTAACAGAAAGTTTGGAGATTTTTCTTGGCAATTTACTATCGCTTCCATTCGTCTTTCTTTTACTATTTATCCTTTGGTTAAAGTACGGATACAGCGGCGTTCACCTGAATAGCATTAATGTGTGTGTGATGTTGATGATGTGGTCAGCATATGGAGCTGTTCCGCTCTTTAGTATCATCTGGGGGCACTGGGTAGTGTGGCTAACAATTTTATTTCATATTGTTACATTTGTGGTCGGGTTTATCAACCGAGAGAAACTTATCCTTGGACTAAATGGAAAGAGTGCTAGGGGAGATAATGAAAACAATCCCTTTATTTTGTATTACGTTTTAGGAATATTTGTCCTTGGTATTGTCGGAACGATTATTTTACACGTTACATTAGTGACAAGTACAGACGCAGTTTATTTTTTCGGATTCATCTATCTTCTTAGTTACTGTTTCTATGCAATAAGCCCTGCGTTCCTTGTCCACCCACTCCGTGCATTAGAGTTGGGGGTCATATCACAGCGTCATTAT
Coding sequences within it:
- the pfkB gene encoding 1-phosphofructokinase; the protein is MNYTCTLNPSIDYIMHVADFKAEDLNRATQTAYFAGGKGINVSRLLKRLDVDTTALGYIGGFTGAFIRETLEGAGIAHQFIEINEPTRVNVKLKSGGETEINGPGPSITTEQLALLFEQIRSLGKQDALVAAGNAPGSVPADIYARMADICEENGTRFIADTSSAALRDLIGKRMFLVKPNHHELGELFDTTISSIEDIVSYARKLHETGIENVIVSMGGEGAIFVNRDHAWKAETPKGTVKNSVGAGDSMVAGFLAAYEKSGDYEQAFTYAVAAGSATAFSDDLGERQYIEELVSQVKLTSI
- a CDS encoding fructose-specific PTS transporter subunit EIIC, whose product is MRITELLTKDTIILQLGSQSKADVIEELVSKLDQAGKLNDKAGFKDAILAREAQSTTGIGEGIAIPHGKSAAVKTPAIAFGRSKEGLDYEALDGQPSHLFFMIAASEGANQTHLETLSRLSSFLMDSTFRSNIENAKTEEEIMSIIDAKEKEELGEEEAQENPAVELAQDAPGTQGKVLAITACPTGIAHTFMAADKLKQTAAEMNVPIKVQTNGAGGVKNRLTDEDIKDATAIIVAADVNVDLSPFEGKHVLQVPVGRALKIPKELIEKALAQDAPVHHNSGRSTETAAEGGQKKEQRSGFYKHIMNGVSNMLPFVVGGGILIALSILFGELFPDSRFAEMLNEIGSSQAFFLIVPVLAGFISSSIADKPGFAPGAIGGLIAVTYGHGDATSSGFLGGLIAGFLAGYVTLGIKKALSGLPAVLEGLKTILFFPVLSIFITGMIMLLINPSLTQVYVALSDFLEGLGGTNLVLVGIVLGAMMAIDMGGPINKAAYTFGIAMLDAGNLEFMAAVMAGGMVPPLGLALATSLFRHKFTKQERETGKTAYVLGAFFISEGVIPFAAADPLRVIPATAIGAAVAGGLSAFFAIGLNAPHGGIISASLVDGNPLLYFLSIIIGSFVTAIIVGLLKKDLRKV
- a CDS encoding phosphocarrier protein HPr, whose protein sequence is MAEKTMTITDETGVHARPATILVNKAGGFKSDIQLAYNGKSVNLKSIMGVMSLGIPQGAEITISAEGDDAEEAVNTIAETIKSEGLGE
- the ptsP gene encoding phosphoenolpyruvate--protein phosphotransferase is translated as MSMINGIAASNGIAIAKAYHLAVPDLSFDKTTVANAEEEISRLDAALEISKKELEKIRENARVSLGDEHAEIFSAHLLVLADPELINPVKDNIRNNNINAEAALDETATMFIDMFRSMDNEYMKERAADIQDVTKRVMAHLLQVSFPDPALIDEEVIIIAEDLTPSDTAQLNKQFVKGFTTDIGGRTSHSAIMARSLEIPAVVGTKSITSSAANDVMIIVDGIEGTVIIDPTEDELATYKAKQEAFEQQKQEWAKLKNEPTITTDGVHVELVANIGTPEDVTGVQNNGGEGVGLYRTEFLYMGKSELPSEDEQFESYKAVLENMGDKPVVVRTLDIGGDKELSYLQLPKEMNPFLGYRAIRLCLERDDIFRVQLRALLRASVYGNLKIMFPMIATLEEFRQAKAILLEEKEKLVADGVSVSDSIEIGIMVEIPSTAVAAKQFAKEVDFFSVGTNDLIQYTMAADRMNERVSYLYQPYHPAILNLVHNVIEAAHAEGKWAGMCGEMAGDAIAIPLLLGLGLDEFSMSATSILPARTQITKLSKADMQELSQQALTLSTADEVEELVRQKTGQ
- a CDS encoding sugar phosphate isomerase/epimerase; the encoded protein is MKLGFNQATTLENSNLATDLELCEKQGYDYIEIRTMDKLPEYLEQHSLKDLSNYFKESHIKPLALNALVYFNNRSKDDYDRLLNEFKQMLEYADKLQVPYIVVVPLVTKDKILKKDIKASSVDILNELAVLAEPYGIKLALEFVGHPECTINTFEQAYDIVQTVGNSNVGLVLDCFHFHAMNSSIEALKQADISKIFILHMNDTEDFPIGSLVDEDRVWPGHGVIDLKGILSVLKEKGYEGPVTVELFRPEYYEMKAEDVISKAKETTIEVVSQYL
- a CDS encoding Gfo/Idh/MocA family oxidoreductase; amino-acid sequence: MTIRIGVIGTGAIGKEHMNRVEQKLSGAKITAVTDVNPAVAEEALTELGIKANFYPDDQALIDAEEVDAIFVTSIGPAHEATVRKAIEAGKYIFCEKPLSVTAKGCQTIMQDEMEYGKRIVQVGFMRQFDKGYEQLKQAIDSKLVGEPLMVKCAHRAPEVDAAYTTDMAITDTLIHEINILHWLLGDNYVFVQVLYPRKNKHALPHLRDPQVILLETESGVLIQAEVSVNIKYGYDIQCEVVGEEGIVSLPETESLKIRHNGKQSTDVLQDWKVRFQDAYDKELQVFINQVAKKEALQGPSAWEGYVAAVTSDACLKAQESGQREPIELEDMPAFYRAEEGEAQIL
- a CDS encoding 3-ketoacyl-ACP reductase; this translates as MAQSLQGKRAIITGGGRGIGKALAEALAAEGVHIGLIGRTEEHVKAVAASINEVKTAYAAADVSSLEDVTAAVNKVKEELGGIDILINNAGIAKFGGFMDLDPEEWKHIIDVNLMGVYNVTRALLPDLIEQKSGDIINISSTAGQKGAPATSAYSASKFGVLGLTESLAMEVRKHNIRVTALTPSTVATDLAIENKLTDGNPEKVMQSEDIAEFVVAQLKLNSRTFIKSAGLWSTNP